In a genomic window of Methanocalculus natronophilus:
- a CDS encoding M24 family metallopeptidase: MQAKVPVSELNSRLLRFRQRMERSAPDWELAAFFGKINQYYFTGTMQDGLLLVPRDGDPVYWVRRSYDRALLESRFPDIREMQSFRDVAGAMGSYPKTCHIETEIVPIALLDRFKKHIPVTQFASLDTQIAYTRAEKSSYEIERMRRSGEIHRYVLEDRVPELLYSGMSEADLGCLLHTTLIEEGHHGIIRFSMFGNEIVLGQIAFGDHSIAPTYFNGPGGAVGLSPAVPLLGSRERKLRKGDLVFLDVGCGYEGYHTDKTMIYQFGSPLPDEALTAHEACLNLQEKAASLLRPHAIPADIYKLILESVEEEYLPNFMGFGRRRVPFIGHGVGLEVDEYPVIADGFTEPLAIGMTIALEPKIGIAGVGMVGGENTYLVGAGGGESITGTSPGLIEVGF; this comes from the coding sequence ATGCAGGCAAAAGTACCGGTATCGGAACTCAATTCCCGTCTCCTCCGGTTCCGGCAGCGGATGGAGAGATCAGCTCCTGACTGGGAGCTTGCGGCCTTCTTTGGAAAGATCAACCAGTACTACTTCACCGGGACAATGCAGGATGGTCTCCTGCTTGTTCCACGCGATGGCGATCCCGTCTACTGGGTACGCCGGAGTTATGACCGGGCTCTTCTGGAGTCACGATTCCCTGATATCAGGGAGATGCAAAGCTTCAGGGATGTGGCAGGTGCAATGGGCTCGTATCCCAAAACCTGCCATATCGAGACGGAGATCGTCCCGATAGCCCTCCTTGACCGGTTCAAAAAGCATATTCCGGTGACGCAGTTTGCATCTCTTGACACCCAGATCGCGTATACAAGAGCAGAGAAGAGCAGCTATGAGATCGAACGGATGAGGCGGTCAGGTGAAATCCACCGGTATGTGCTTGAGGATCGCGTCCCCGAACTCCTCTATTCCGGGATGAGCGAGGCGGATCTCGGCTGTCTTCTCCATACGACCCTGATCGAGGAGGGCCATCACGGGATCATCCGGTTCTCGATGTTTGGAAACGAGATCGTCCTTGGCCAGATCGCCTTTGGCGATCATTCAATCGCCCCGACATATTTCAATGGCCCTGGCGGGGCAGTCGGCCTCTCTCCGGCAGTCCCGCTGCTTGGGTCGCGTGAGCGAAAACTGCGGAAAGGCGACCTGGTCTTCCTGGATGTCGGGTGCGGGTATGAAGGCTACCATACCGATAAAACCATGATCTACCAGTTCGGCAGCCCCCTCCCCGATGAAGCCCTCACCGCTCACGAGGCCTGCCTTAATCTCCAGGAGAAGGCCGCATCACTTCTCCGTCCGCACGCAATACCAGCAGATATCTATAAATTGATCCTCGAATCGGTTGAAGAAGAGTATCTCCCGAACTTCATGGGTTTTGGCAGGAGGCGTGTTCCATTCATCGGCCATGGCGTCGGCCTGGAGGTTGATGAATACCCGGTCATTGCAGACGGGTTTACAGAACCCCTTGCAATCGGCATGACGATTGCCCTTGAGCCAAAGATCGGGATCGCCGGTGTCGGGATGGTCGGAGGCGAGAATACCTATCTTGTCGGGGCAGGCGGAGGAGAGTCGATCACCGGCACGAGCCCGGGGCTGATCGAGGTGGGGTTTTAG
- a CDS encoding DNA alkylation repair protein → MHAILDEIRSSLKERADPSRAESGKRFFREEVTAYGLKTAEVTKLSRSYLPALKTMEKTGIFALCEELLAAGYLEESFIAAAWLPHFSDRFEKADLILFENWIDSYITNWATCDTFCNHTVGSFLVQYPDCSTRLFSWAESGNRWLRRAAAVSFIVPARKGDFLDAVFWIADILLEDTDDLVQKGYGWLLKEASRKHRDEIFWYVQKKKQRMPRTALRYAIELMPDEMRREAMKKDWKR, encoded by the coding sequence ATGCATGCAATCCTGGATGAGATCCGATCCTCATTAAAGGAAAGGGCCGATCCATCACGTGCAGAGAGCGGGAAGCGGTTCTTCCGGGAGGAGGTGACCGCCTATGGCCTGAAGACCGCCGAGGTGACAAAATTATCGCGATCCTATCTCCCTGCCCTGAAAACGATGGAGAAAACCGGGATATTTGCACTCTGCGAGGAACTGCTGGCTGCAGGGTATCTGGAAGAGTCTTTTATTGCAGCAGCATGGCTGCCGCATTTCAGTGACCGGTTCGAAAAGGCTGATCTGATCCTCTTTGAGAACTGGATTGATTCTTATATCACAAACTGGGCAACCTGCGACACATTCTGCAACCATACCGTCGGCAGCTTCCTGGTGCAGTACCCGGACTGTTCCACACGGCTCTTCAGCTGGGCGGAATCAGGGAACCGGTGGCTCAGGCGTGCAGCCGCAGTCTCATTCATCGTCCCTGCAAGGAAGGGGGATTTTCTGGATGCAGTATTTTGGATCGCAGATATCCTCCTTGAGGATACAGACGATCTCGTGCAGAAGGGATATGGATGGCTTTTGAAGGAGGCAAGCCGGAAGCACCGGGACGAGATCTTCTGGTATGTCCAGAAGAAGAAGCAAAGAATGCCCCGGACGGCTCTTCGGTATGCAATTGAACTGATGCCTGATGAGATGCGAAGAGAAGCTATGAAGAAGGACTGGAAACGGTAG
- a CDS encoding spore germination protein GerW family protein, with translation MSERTIFDAILEHLKTMVSSNILVSDPIISGDRSIFTISSVGFGFGGGEGKGDDGSGAGGGAGAGVTPIAVMIIHQDVKGPEGIQIFNLGKKGEVAQAISTAAESLPSVIEAVRGTKKE, from the coding sequence ATGTCAGAGAGAACAATCTTTGATGCAATCCTTGAGCACCTCAAGACGATGGTATCATCAAATATCCTGGTATCGGATCCAATCATATCAGGAGACCGGTCGATCTTCACCATATCCTCAGTCGGGTTCGGCTTTGGAGGGGGTGAGGGGAAGGGAGATGATGGCAGCGGTGCCGGCGGCGGTGCCGGTGCAGGCGTCACCCCGATTGCAGTTATGATCATTCACCAGGATGTCAAGGGACCAGAAGGCATCCAGATCTTCAACCTCGGAAAGAAGGGAGAGGTGGCACAGGCGATCTCGACTGCTGCTGAATCCCTCCCCTCGGTCATTGAGGCGGTCAGGGGTACAAAGAAAGAGTAG
- a CDS encoding MATE family efflux transporter, which translates to MNTPPHTSHRGISLLKGDPKQAIIHLSIPVIIAMLLQSVYNLVDAIWVAGLGEDALAAVGFVTPLFLILIGLGNGLGAGVTSAIARRIGSGDRMGAGRAAMQGIGLILIISALITPCLVLYAEPIAALLGAGDATALTAEYARIVFLGTPFLLFASISYAIFNAEGSTRKTMYAMGASAVINCILDPILIYPMGLGVAGAAWATVISILLVTAVITYWLCIEQKTYVTLRRKDIRPEREISADIIRVGIPGSLQFVMMSVVAILINALLVTTSGNDGVAVYTAGWRVVLFSIIPLIGISVALISLAGASYGARDFERLRQVHRIALGYGIVISLALTAATWLLAPYLAVIFTYSAESAHLAPGITAFLRTICWFFPFVPAGIFSSAIFQGTGRGISALILEFFRNIVFIAVFIQVLGISLSFGESGIWWGIVAGNTCGGLLGFAWMRRYTRGLVR; encoded by the coding sequence ATGAACACTCCACCCCATACGAGCCACAGAGGAATCTCCCTCCTGAAAGGAGACCCAAAACAAGCGATCATACACCTCTCTATCCCGGTCATCATCGCGATGCTCCTCCAGTCAGTCTACAATCTCGTTGATGCAATCTGGGTTGCAGGACTTGGGGAAGATGCACTGGCCGCAGTCGGGTTTGTCACCCCGCTCTTCCTGATCCTGATCGGGCTTGGGAACGGGCTTGGTGCCGGTGTCACCTCTGCAATAGCCAGGAGGATCGGATCCGGGGACCGGATGGGTGCTGGCCGGGCTGCGATGCAGGGAATAGGGTTGATCCTGATCATCTCGGCTCTGATCACACCGTGTCTGGTCCTGTATGCAGAGCCCATAGCCGCCCTCCTTGGTGCAGGGGATGCAACTGCGCTGACTGCCGAATATGCAAGGATCGTCTTTTTAGGAACTCCCTTCCTCCTCTTTGCCTCTATCTCGTATGCCATCTTCAATGCAGAGGGATCAACCAGAAAGACGATGTATGCAATGGGTGCATCGGCTGTGATCAACTGTATCCTTGATCCGATCCTCATCTACCCGATGGGGCTTGGGGTTGCCGGTGCTGCCTGGGCTACAGTCATCTCGATTCTTCTTGTAACTGCTGTGATCACCTACTGGCTCTGTATTGAACAGAAGACCTACGTCACCCTGAGGAGAAAGGATATCCGGCCGGAGCGGGAGATATCAGCAGATATCATCAGGGTTGGGATCCCAGGAAGCCTCCAGTTCGTGATGATGTCGGTCGTTGCGATCCTGATCAATGCCCTCCTTGTCACCACCAGCGGTAATGACGGGGTTGCAGTCTATACCGCGGGATGGCGGGTGGTTCTCTTCTCGATCATCCCGCTGATTGGGATCTCAGTTGCCCTAATCTCACTTGCAGGGGCATCATATGGAGCACGGGACTTTGAGCGACTCCGCCAGGTTCATAGAATTGCTCTAGGGTATGGGATCGTCATCTCTCTCGCCCTGACGGCAGCCACCTGGCTTCTGGCACCATATCTCGCAGTCATTTTCACGTATTCGGCTGAGAGCGCACATCTCGCACCGGGTATCACGGCATTCCTCAGGACAATCTGCTGGTTCTTCCCCTTTGTCCCGGCAGGCATCTTCTCATCTGCCATCTTCCAGGGAACAGGCAGGGGTATCTCAGCACTGATCCTTGAATTCTTCAGGAACATCGTCTTTATCGCTGTTTTCATCCAGGTGCTCGGCATATCCCTCTCCTTTGGTGAAAGCGGGATATGGTGGGGGATTGTTGCAGGAAACACCTGTGGTGGTCTCCTTGGATTCGCCTGGATGCGGCGCTACACACGGGGGCTTGTTCGATGA
- a CDS encoding DUF2953 domain-containing protein, with translation MDLFLIILIPACLAGIILPFLLPFCTTLLGSADPGGWHLGGAVGPVTILLAPERMLYIQVLNRTIWSGELAPEEEGMRDPGGMSGETGEDETTEDLLDSTEGLADLPLRQILKLPVSLDSLYINGTIGTGDAGRTGELYGWLAGVRGACSGSRLHINVVPDFTKSSWSIRIRARIRIRSLFELIQALIPIVRTTMRHTHIL, from the coding sequence ATGGATCTCTTCCTGATCATACTCATACCAGCATGCCTGGCGGGGATCATCCTCCCCTTTCTTCTTCCCTTCTGCACGACACTCCTCGGATCGGCAGATCCCGGGGGGTGGCACCTGGGCGGGGCAGTCGGGCCGGTTACGATCCTCCTCGCTCCTGAGCGGATGCTTTATATCCAGGTCCTGAACAGGACGATCTGGTCTGGAGAACTGGCACCTGAAGAGGAGGGGATGCGCGATCCGGGGGGAATGAGCGGAGAAACCGGTGAAGACGAAACGACAGAAGACCTTTTGGACTCAACTGAAGGACTGGCTGATCTGCCTCTCCGGCAGATCCTGAAACTTCCTGTCTCACTGGATTCCCTGTACATCAATGGAACAATCGGTACCGGGGATGCCGGCAGAACCGGGGAACTCTATGGATGGCTTGCCGGAGTCCGGGGAGCATGCAGTGGCAGCCGCCTGCATATCAATGTGGTTCCGGATTTTACCAAATCCAGCTGGTCGATCAGGATCAGGGCACGAATCCGAATCAGATCGCTTTTCGAACTCATTCAGGCGCTTATTCCGATCGTGAGAACGACCATGCGCCACACCCATATACTTTAA
- a CDS encoding cache domain-containing protein produces MRMWTLCILAWLILAASAAGCLDREERDETRMMEQVLQESMEAIESELNAISDATEANAALPGADGIEDTAHLLPDLEERLQMFPYGISTLIIGRDGVVRAAVPEDYTDLVGMDLSYQDAVERANTEQMTIVSDVFWLVEGFYGISQSSPIFDADGNYLGYTDITYRPEEMIGRMVEPIIATTRYDIWVIEKGGRVIYDTTADEIGRNIFTDPIYQEPGLQEAFQEIVSRESGLTTYTFWDRNWQEEVRKIALFGTVAVDGAEWRVVVTTYEGAHRDPAAETEAAAKTDADINNMKAFVAEAAAYARDHGREAALSAFNDPEGDFVRGELYIFAYAYDGTTLALPFQPGLVGENRRGIADPYGVLFIDGLCWRAETGGGSIYYVYPDPSAGFGRDLKLSYVQPVDETWFVGSGIYLSGIRAEFSEADRDALVLRVHHAREYANAHGKEEALAAFNDQDGEFGLLDDYIFAYGYDGTTLALPYQPAKIGSERLDFEDRYGVRAVAWEIMVAEEGGGFVYVTHTSPATGLESVKLCYVVPAGPDWLIGSGIYSGI; encoded by the coding sequence ATGCGAATGTGGACACTCTGCATCCTTGCCTGGCTTATCCTGGCGGCTTCTGCCGCAGGCTGCCTCGACAGGGAAGAAAGAGACGAAACCAGGATGATGGAGCAGGTGCTCCAGGAATCAATGGAAGCCATTGAATCCGAGCTCAATGCCATCTCAGATGCGACAGAAGCAAATGCTGCACTGCCTGGTGCAGACGGAATCGAAGACACCGCCCACCTGCTGCCGGACCTCGAAGAGAGGCTTCAGATGTTCCCCTATGGAATCTCGACGCTGATCATCGGAAGAGACGGTGTAGTGCGTGCAGCTGTTCCAGAAGACTACACCGATCTCGTCGGCATGGATCTCTCGTACCAGGATGCTGTAGAGAGAGCCAATACCGAGCAGATGACAATCGTCTCGGATGTCTTCTGGCTTGTTGAGGGGTTCTATGGCATATCACAGAGCAGCCCCATCTTTGATGCGGACGGAAACTATCTCGGCTACACCGATATCACCTACCGGCCGGAGGAGATGATCGGCCGCATGGTTGAGCCGATCATCGCCACGACCAGATATGACATCTGGGTCATCGAGAAAGGCGGACGGGTCATCTATGATACAACCGCAGACGAGATCGGACGGAACATCTTCACCGATCCCATCTACCAGGAACCCGGGCTCCAGGAGGCATTTCAGGAGATCGTCTCCCGGGAGAGCGGATTAACAACCTATACCTTCTGGGACAGGAACTGGCAGGAAGAGGTGAGGAAGATAGCTCTCTTTGGAACCGTTGCAGTCGATGGTGCAGAATGGCGGGTGGTTGTCACCACGTATGAAGGAGCCCATAGAGATCCGGCCGCTGAGACTGAAGCTGCCGCAAAGACTGATGCAGATATCAACAATATGAAGGCGTTTGTTGCAGAAGCTGCTGCATATGCACGCGACCATGGAAGAGAGGCGGCCCTGTCGGCATTCAATGATCCCGAGGGCGACTTTGTCAGGGGGGAGCTCTACATCTTTGCCTATGCATATGACGGCACCACACTTGCCCTCCCCTTCCAGCCCGGACTCGTCGGGGAGAACAGGCGGGGGATAGCAGATCCCTATGGAGTCCTCTTTATTGACGGGCTCTGCTGGAGAGCAGAAACCGGTGGAGGCAGCATCTATTATGTGTACCCTGATCCATCAGCCGGGTTTGGTAGGGATCTGAAACTCTCGTATGTCCAGCCGGTCGATGAGACCTGGTTTGTTGGATCAGGCATCTATCTCTCCGGCATCAGGGCAGAGTTTTCTGAAGCTGACCGGGATGCACTGGTGCTCCGTGTCCACCATGCACGGGAGTATGCGAACGCACATGGCAAAGAGGAGGCACTTGCAGCCTTCAATGACCAGGATGGAGAGTTTGGGCTTCTGGATGACTACATCTTCGCCTATGGGTATGACGGCACCACACTTGCCCTCCCCTACCAGCCAGCAAAGATCGGATCAGAGCGGCTCGACTTTGAGGACAGGTACGGGGTCAGGGCTGTTGCATGGGAGATAATGGTTGCAGAAGAGGGTGGAGGATTTGTCTATGTCACCCACACAAGCCCCGCAACCGGCCTTGAAAGCGTAAAACTCTGTTATGTGGTACCGGCAGGCCCGGACTGGCTTATTGGTTCGGGAATCTATTCGGGAATCTGA
- a CDS encoding cysteine hydrolase family protein: protein MADTALLIVDMQNDFAGRDAPLRVAGADAIIPQIQALLHHFRREDLPVIHILRVHRMDGADVEHFRREIFSKTPFAVAGTQGAEVIADLSPVPGEYIISKTRMSGFMGTDLDLLLRSAGIRTVVVSGIQTPNCIRTTVFDAMAYGYDTVVVSDATAAATPEIHETNLRDMAAIGVSLTTTHAYLFG, encoded by the coding sequence ATGGCAGATACCGCTCTTCTGATAGTTGATATGCAGAACGATTTTGCAGGCAGGGACGCTCCCCTCAGGGTGGCCGGAGCTGATGCAATCATCCCGCAGATACAGGCTCTCCTGCATCATTTCAGGAGAGAAGATCTCCCGGTGATTCATATCCTCAGGGTACACCGGATGGATGGTGCGGATGTCGAACATTTCCGGAGGGAGATCTTTTCCAAAACCCCGTTTGCGGTTGCCGGGACACAAGGTGCTGAGGTGATTGCTGATCTCTCCCCGGTGCCGGGGGAGTATATCATATCAAAGACGCGGATGAGCGGTTTTATGGGGACAGATCTCGATCTGCTGCTGCGATCGGCAGGCATCAGAACTGTTGTGGTCTCTGGTATCCAGACACCCAACTGCATCAGGACTACAGTCTTTGATGCAATGGCATATGGATATGATACCGTCGTTGTCTCTGATGCAACCGCTGCTGCCACACCAGAGATCCATGAGACAAATCTCCGTGATATGGCAGCAATCGGGGTCTCTCTCACCACGACTCATGCATATCTCTTTGGATGA
- a CDS encoding CehA/McbA family metallohydrolase, which translates to MLRCDLHIHTSHSRDGESSVEMIVRRAEEVGLDAIAITDHDTVSGALHALTLQTRVIIIPGIEVSTKEGHLLVLGVTEPIPAGLPVRQTIALAESMGGVTILPHPYHMWRHGVGLKLKDAIRLVDAVEAFNSRFIVGMANRKAARMALKAGKPCIGGSDAHHWRYVGYGSTLVEADPTVASILDAIRLGRTVASCRMTPLHTYTRQSIRSTWKRLRRRLPNLKM; encoded by the coding sequence ATGCTTCGGTGCGACCTGCATATTCATACCAGTCATTCGCGGGATGGCGAGAGCAGCGTGGAGATGATCGTCAGGAGGGCCGAAGAGGTCGGCCTTGACGCAATTGCGATCACCGATCATGATACCGTATCGGGCGCGCTCCATGCCCTGACCCTCCAGACACGGGTTATCATCATACCAGGCATTGAGGTCTCGACGAAAGAAGGCCATCTTCTCGTCCTCGGTGTGACCGAACCAATACCTGCGGGTCTCCCGGTCAGGCAGACGATTGCACTTGCCGAATCCATGGGCGGCGTGACGATCCTTCCACACCCATACCATATGTGGCGGCATGGTGTCGGCCTGAAACTGAAGGATGCGATCAGGCTTGTTGATGCGGTCGAGGCATTCAACTCCCGGTTTATTGTCGGCATGGCAAACCGAAAGGCTGCCAGGATGGCTTTAAAAGCCGGGAAGCCCTGTATCGGCGGGAGTGACGCACACCACTGGCGGTATGTCGGGTATGGATCAACCCTTGTTGAAGCCGATCCAACTGTTGCGTCGATCCTTGATGCCATTCGTTTAGGGAGAACTGTTGCCTCATGCAGAATGACCCCGCTTCACACCTACACCCGCCAGTCGATCCGGAGCACCTGGAAGAGACTGCGGCGCCGGTTGCCGAACCTCAAAATGTGA
- a CDS encoding type II glyceraldehyde-3-phosphate dehydrogenase yields the protein MIRVAINGFGTIGKRVADAVTCQPDMTVVGVSKTKPSSEAYVAKARGFPLYIADITKKDAFEKAGLPVAGSVEEMLAACDIVVDATPGGVGAKNRALYEKAGIKAIWQGGEDHEVAGFSFSSSCNYPDAIQRDYARVVSCNTTGLCRMIKLIGDEFGIRKTRATMIRRGGDPGDIKRGPIDAIVLNPVTIPSHHGPDVQSVLPDTRIVTTALIVPTTMMHMHVVQMDLEKPGDRERILELIRKNPRIGLIRKETGITSTAELKEYVMDLGRPRSDLWENGVFEESIAVDGDDLTFFQAIHQEADVVVETIDCIRAMMGTITDAEESIALTNHSLGFTPIR from the coding sequence ATGATTCGGGTTGCAATTAACGGGTTTGGAACGATTGGAAAACGGGTTGCTGATGCAGTCACCTGCCAGCCGGATATGACGGTTGTCGGGGTATCCAAGACAAAGCCATCAAGCGAGGCATATGTCGCAAAAGCACGTGGGTTCCCACTGTATATCGCAGATATCACAAAGAAGGATGCATTTGAGAAGGCAGGGCTGCCTGTTGCAGGATCGGTTGAGGAGATGCTTGCTGCCTGCGACATCGTTGTGGACGCAACACCCGGCGGCGTTGGTGCAAAGAACCGTGCATTGTATGAGAAAGCCGGTATTAAGGCCATCTGGCAGGGCGGCGAGGACCACGAGGTTGCAGGGTTCTCCTTCTCTTCATCATGCAATTACCCAGACGCCATTCAAAGGGATTATGCACGGGTTGTCTCCTGCAACACCACCGGTCTCTGCCGGATGATCAAGCTCATCGGCGACGAGTTTGGCATCAGAAAGACACGCGCAACGATGATCCGCCGCGGCGGCGATCCGGGCGATATCAAGCGGGGGCCGATTGACGCAATCGTCTTAAACCCCGTGACGATACCGTCCCACCACGGCCCTGATGTCCAGTCGGTTCTCCCGGATACCAGGATAGTGACAACGGCATTGATTGTGCCGACAACGATGATGCATATGCATGTTGTCCAGATGGATCTGGAAAAACCAGGAGACCGGGAGAGGATTCTTGAGCTGATCAGGAAGAACCCCAGGATCGGGCTTATCAGGAAAGAGACCGGGATCACATCCACGGCTGAACTGAAAGAATACGTGATGGACCTGGGCCGGCCACGATCAGATCTCTGGGAGAACGGCGTATTCGAGGAGTCGATAGCTGTTGATGGAGACGATCTCACCTTCTTCCAGGCAATTCACCAGGAAGCAGACGTGGTGGTGGAGACGATCGACTGTATCCGGGCGATGATGGGCACCATTACCGATGCAGAAGAATCAATTGCGCTCACCAACCATTCACTTGGGTTCACGCCGATCCGGTAA
- a CDS encoding anthranilate synthase component I family protein, whose protein sequence is MHCGDAVGLASPAPALSLPLKGADPVAVYHALADGPGYLLEFPGLPATVGLDAEVITLPHDPYDTLRAISCDGPFSPAGYLGYEGGGHFLAATDAVLIYQDQVTLFSRREGREGKARLARMADLLLSCDLVYPLPPDREIPRDLSATMDRPTYTDGVRNLKSHIRDGDCYQAVLSRRTDIPFVGRPLGIYAKLRSHNPSCYGYFLDYGYTQVAGESPEMLVSAAGSTITTVPIAGTRPRGKSPAEDAVFAADLLNDPKERSEHLMLVDLARNDIGRVAEYGSVAVSRYAEVARYPTVQHIVSTVTGKAAAGRDGYDALRACFPAGTVTGAPKKRAMELIAAAEHSPRGIYSGAVGIAGRESLAFAITIRTVVVRDGIASVQAGAGIVAGSDPDREFDETMMKAEHCLRAVVSAGEV, encoded by the coding sequence ATGCACTGCGGTGATGCCGTCGGACTGGCATCCCCCGCACCCGCGCTCTCTCTTCCCCTGAAGGGAGCAGATCCGGTTGCGGTCTATCATGCCCTTGCCGATGGGCCGGGGTATCTTCTTGAATTCCCGGGTCTCCCGGCAACAGTCGGTCTGGATGCTGAGGTGATCACCCTCCCACACGATCCCTATGACACCCTCAGGGCGATCTCATGTGACGGCCCCTTCTCTCCTGCAGGCTATCTTGGATATGAGGGAGGAGGCCATTTTCTCGCAGCAACTGATGCAGTCCTCATCTACCAGGACCAGGTTACCCTCTTCTCCAGAAGAGAGGGACGGGAAGGCAAGGCACGTCTTGCCAGGATGGCAGATCTGTTGCTCTCGTGTGATCTCGTCTATCCTCTCCCACCGGACAGGGAGATTCCCCGGGATCTTTCGGCGACCATGGATCGGCCCACGTATACAGATGGTGTCAGGAACCTGAAGTCGCATATCCGTGACGGCGACTGCTACCAGGCAGTCCTCTCCCGGAGAACAGATATCCCGTTTGTGGGACGCCCTCTTGGCATATATGCAAAACTCCGCTCACACAATCCCTCCTGTTATGGATACTTCCTTGATTATGGATATACACAGGTGGCAGGTGAGAGTCCTGAGATGCTTGTTTCAGCAGCAGGCAGCACCATTACAACTGTTCCGATCGCAGGGACACGCCCACGGGGTAAAAGCCCCGCAGAAGATGCGGTTTTTGCAGCCGACCTCCTCAATGATCCAAAAGAGCGATCTGAACACCTGATGCTTGTGGATCTTGCACGAAACGATATCGGGAGGGTTGCTGAATACGGCTCAGTTGCAGTCTCCCGGTATGCAGAGGTTGCCCGGTACCCGACTGTTCAGCATATCGTCTCAACAGTCACGGGGAAGGCTGCGGCAGGCCGTGACGGCTATGATGCCCTCCGTGCCTGTTTTCCGGCAGGAACGGTTACCGGAGCTCCCAAAAAGCGTGCAATGGAGCTTATTGCTGCTGCCGAGCATTCGCCCCGGGGCATCTATTCGGGTGCCGTTGGTATTGCAGGCAGGGAGTCGCTTGCCTTTGCGATCACCATCAGGACTGTTGTTGTCAGGGATGGGATTGCGTCTGTCCAGGCAGGTGCCGGGATCGTGGCGGGATCTGATCCGGATCGCGAGTTTGATGAGACGATGATGAAGGCAGAACATTGTCTCAGGGCAGTGGTCTCGGCAGGGGAGGTGTAG
- the truA gene encoding tRNA pseudouridine(38-40) synthase TruA — protein MQNDPASHLHPPVDPEHLEETAAPVAEPQNVRIAFRVAYIGTRFSGSQLQPEARTVEGVIIDAACRLGLFLDFREARFLSAGRTDAGVSAAGQVIAFSTPYPKRAVTTLNRMLPPDCWCTGWAVVHPDFHPRHHATSRTYRYSFPSEGLDCSAMADAASWFVGEHDFTRLSRLEAGRSPVRRIISASVFSEDDALIFEVKGESFLWNMVRGMATLLQAAGTGLIQPDQIRSILAEEGARIPAAPAAPLVLYDVDFALDFHQMEPSEKTRSWLALEEERIIAEKKVLGWLCRDSLDIPRKKHTYNKLGHLL, from the coding sequence ATGCAGAATGACCCCGCTTCACACCTACACCCGCCAGTCGATCCGGAGCACCTGGAAGAGACTGCGGCGCCGGTTGCCGAACCTCAAAATGTGAGAATTGCATTTCGGGTTGCCTATATCGGCACGCGTTTTTCAGGCTCACAGCTTCAGCCTGAAGCCCGGACAGTGGAAGGGGTTATCATCGATGCTGCCTGCCGCCTCGGCCTCTTTTTGGACTTCAGGGAGGCCCGCTTTCTCTCTGCCGGGAGAACTGATGCTGGCGTCTCGGCAGCCGGCCAGGTGATTGCATTCTCAACTCCGTATCCAAAACGTGCCGTCACAACACTCAACCGGATGCTTCCTCCCGACTGCTGGTGTACCGGGTGGGCAGTGGTTCATCCGGACTTTCACCCACGCCACCATGCAACGAGCAGAACCTACCGCTATAGCTTCCCCTCAGAGGGCCTCGATTGCAGTGCTATGGCAGACGCGGCATCCTGGTTTGTGGGTGAGCACGACTTCACCCGGCTTTCCCGTCTTGAGGCTGGACGAAGCCCGGTTCGGCGGATCATCTCTGCATCAGTCTTCTCAGAGGATGACGCCCTCATCTTCGAGGTGAAGGGAGAGAGCTTCCTCTGGAACATGGTGAGGGGGATGGCAACGCTCCTCCAGGCTGCAGGCACCGGTCTCATCCAGCCGGATCAGATCAGATCAATCCTTGCTGAAGAGGGGGCCAGGATACCGGCGGCACCGGCAGCCCCTCTCGTACTCTATGATGTTGATTTTGCTCTTGACTTTCATCAGATGGAGCCTTCAGAGAAAACACGCAGCTGGCTCGCTCTCGAGGAGGAGCGGATCATCGCAGAAAAAAAAGTGCTCGGGTGGTTATGCAGGGACAGCCTGGATATCCCGAGGAAGAAGCATACCTACAATAAACTGGGGCACCTGCTCTGA